The Synechococcus sp. M16.1 genome includes the window TGCTCTTGCGGGCGGCTGGGGTGGCCTTTCGGCTCGGCTCGTGGCTGTGGCGTGGGTTGCCCTGCCCATCCACCAGCTCTTCATCCAGGATCTCGTTGCAGAGATCGATGCATTCGTCGCAGATGTAAACGCCAGGTCCTGCGATCAGCTTGCGCACCTGGTCCTGGGATTTCCCACAGAACGAACACTTCAGATGGGCGTCGAACTTGGCCATCGAACGCTGGGCACCACGCAGGAGAACAACTCAGGAATCAACCGATGGGGTCTCCCTGAACACACAGGATCGAGAACGGAAGGGCGTCTGTCAGCACTCCGTAATGATTCCTCCGTCCCCGGAACTGTCCACCACGCGATCGATCAGGCCGTATTCAACCGCTTCTGCCGGAGAAAGGAAGTAGTCGCGGTCGGTGTCTTCCGAGATCTTGTCGAGCGGCTGACCGGTGTGTTCTGCCATCAACCCGTTCAGGGTTTCCTTGAGATACAGGATTTCCTTCGCCTGGATCTCGATGTCCACCGCCTGCCCCTGGGCGCCACCGAGGGGTTGGTGAATCATGATCCGGGCATTTGGCAGGGCAAGACGCTTGCCTTTTGTGCCTCCGGAGAGCAGGAAGGCACCCATGCTGGCGGCGAGGCCGTAGCAGATGGTCACCACGT containing:
- the clpP gene encoding ATP-dependent Clp endopeptidase proteolytic subunit ClpP; amino-acid sequence: MIDARSHHPIQNRWRAAMPVSAPGPLPTVVEQSGRGDRAFDIYSRLLRERIIFLGTGVDDAVADALVAQMLFLEAEDPEKDIQIYINSPGGSVTAGLAIYDTMQQVAPDVVTICYGLAASMGAFLLSGGTKGKRLALPNARIMIHQPLGGAQGQAVDIEIQAKEILYLKETLNGLMAEHTGQPLDKISEDTDRDYFLSPAEAVEYGLIDRVVDSSGDGGIITEC